The following are from one region of the Pseudobacteroides sp. genome:
- a CDS encoding RloB family protein encodes MSLKPAKYSDIKKLEERMQSKRRNFEKKYKLPSPTLIISEGTKTEPHYIQGLVDLIIKKYSEINKNARHSMKDIIKIHGTGRNTKGLLKYARDLAAKPENKHYKRIWIMYDKDDFPLDNFDNTQFSIEDKECDDADRKFFAAWSNECIELWFILHFQDLISDVGREQYKEILKAYLDYDKAASDIYDIIDKNEKSSVDLAISRAKKLYESYDNKTAPSKMVPATRVYELVEELRGYLNES; translated from the coding sequence ATGAGCTTAAAGCCCGCAAAATATAGTGATATAAAAAAATTAGAAGAGCGAATGCAGTCAAAACGAAGAAATTTTGAAAAAAAGTACAAACTACCTTCACCAACACTTATTATCAGTGAAGGGACAAAAACAGAGCCACATTACATTCAAGGGCTTGTCGATTTGATTATCAAAAAATACTCTGAAATCAATAAGAATGCTCGTCATTCAATGAAGGACATAATAAAAATTCATGGGACAGGTAGAAATACTAAAGGGCTACTGAAATATGCACGTGATTTGGCTGCAAAACCTGAAAATAAGCATTACAAACGTATATGGATAATGTATGATAAAGATGATTTTCCTCTAGATAATTTTGACAATACTCAGTTTAGTATTGAAGATAAAGAATGTGATGATGCCGACAGAAAATTCTTTGCTGCTTGGTCTAATGAGTGTATTGAGTTGTGGTTTATACTTCATTTTCAAGACCTAATATCTGATGTGGGACGAGAACAATATAAAGAAATCCTTAAAGCGTATTTGGATTATGATAAAGCTGCTTCTGATATATATGATATCATAGACAAGAATGAAAAAAGCAGTGTTGATCTTGCTATCTCTCGAGCGAAAAAGCTATACGAGAGTTATGACAATAAAACAGCACCATCAAAAATGGTTCCGGCTACACGTGTTTATGAACTGGTAGAAGAGCTGAGAGGCTACTTAAACGAAAGTTAG